The DNA region TCGTTATTCTTTCTTCTTCATTTTTTCTATTTAGATCAGTGGAGCTGTCATATTAAACAACAGTTACTATAACTGCGTTCTTGATCGCATTTGCAACATCCCATGAACCGTTGACCTTAGCTGCGATAGCTACCTTGTAGCTCATGCCGGGTGTCAGATTCTTAGGAGTTACGTAAGTTGTAGTGGAACCGGAGATAGTCTGAGTCTGAATTCTCCATTTGCCTGCCAGATAAACAGCTATACCGTAGTTCTGAGCATTCTGAACAGGGCTCCATGTGAACTGGATCTGATGATACTGAGTACTGTAGTTTACCTGGATACTCTTAGGATAAGTATCATTGGTAGGTGTCTGAGTGTTAGTGTTGGTATTGGTATTGGTATTAGTCTGAGGTATCTCAGGGATACCTGCACCGGGAAGACTCTTGCCTGCAGGTGCGCAAATAGCTTCATCAATGTAGAAGTTTGAAGTGGTATCCTTAGTTTCTACATAGATAACAGGATTAACTGCATCAGAAGGGATAGTGTAGTTTGTATTGCTGAGCTGCAGATACTTGCCCTTGGGGCAAACACCCTCTGCAATTGTAGAATAGTGTGCTGTTCCGCTAGAATCAGTATAGTTCAGCTTGAGATAGAAGGTTTCTGTATCATCACCGTCAAGTTCGGTAACGTTTACAGAGAAGCTGTATGCCTTACCGTTCTGTACGCCTGAAGGAAGTGTACGTTCTGCACCCATCCAAGCGCTTGTACGGTTAGTAACTACCACAGCCTCAGAACCCTTGTAAGGTGTTCTGCCGGACTTCTGCAGTTCTGTGCTGCCGTGTGCCTGCCAAGTTATTTCATCCTCGAATGTATCGTGGAAGTAGTATCCGTCGGAATCAAGTTCGGAAGAACCTGAAGATCCTGAAGATCCTGTGCCGCCGTTACCGCCAGTGCTGCCGCCGCTAAGAGTACAAACAAAAGTTGAAACGCTCTGTGCGGGAAGCTGTGCCCAGAAAGTTGTGCCGTTTTCGATTGTGAGATTGTCGGTCTTAGCCAGGCTCTCGCTGCTTGATGTACGCCATCTGTCAACATCGATGATGGTCTTGCCGTTCAGCGAGAACTGCTGTGAATAACCTGAATTGCTGTTATTTATAGCAACGATAGTTACCTGATTCTTATTGTTCTTGTATGCGGATACAAAAACGTTAGATGCAGGCTGCTCGGTGATATCTATACGAACATCGCCGGGACGAACGAACTTAGAGTACTGTGCGAAAGCATAACCACGCTTTGACATCTTGTGTGTATCTTCACGAAGGATGCTGTAATTACGACGAAGAGGCCATACAACGTAAGCCTGCATACCGCCTACGACCATTGAATCATGAATGCTTACAGCCTGTTTCAGGTTATCAGGCCATTTGTTTGAATCGACATTGCTGTCAGGAACATATACTTCAGTCATCCACAGCTGTTTGCCGCAGTTTTCAAGTGCCGGGAAGTCCATCTTACTTCTGGGTGTGCCGTAGAAGTGAGTTCCGAATATGTCGCAGTTTGCATAAGCCTTTGAGTTATTAAGGATCTTTGAGTAGTAGTCCTTACCGTTGTTATATGCGCCATACTGGAATGATTCTGGCGACATGAGCTTTGTACTGGTTATCTGATTGCCATAGTTAGCAATGAAATCAGTAGTCTCGTCCGGCGTCCAAGCTGTCCATTCCTTAGCGTAGTCCGGCTCGTTCTGTACAGAGACAGCATACAGATCAACACCGTTCTGCTTCATGTATTTACCGAAATCATTAAGGTGCTGAGCGTATGCTCCGTAATTTCTTTTAGGAAGATGGAGCTTACCGCCGTAAGCAGAGCCGTTTTCAGCCAGACTTGCGGGCGGCTCCCAAGGTGAAGCGAAAATGGTGATGCCTCTCTTAGCAGCATACTGTGCTGTCGGGAGAACTTTGTACCACTGGTTTTTATCAGGGTTTACATATACTCTCAGAATTGTGCAGCCCAGCTGATCATTACCGTTTCCAAAAGCGATAGCACGATCCGAATCAGTCAGGTCGCCGTACCACTCAACGTGGTTGATACCGCCAAAGCCATCTATCTTCTGATAGGTCTTATTCACATTGGCAGTACACAGACTCGCAGCATTTGCCTCAATCGTCACATTAGACAGGAATGCTGACTGTGAAAAAAGCAGAGCGCCCGCAGCAAAAGCGGATGTCAGCTTTTTAACACTTGTGTTGATTTTCATATTAACTCCTCCTTCTGATTGTGTCTAAAAACAATCAAAACCCGCGCTTATTAAA from Ruminococcus albus AD2013 includes:
- a CDS encoding carbohydrate binding domain-containing protein; this encodes MKINTSVKKLTSAFAAGALLFSQSAFLSNVTIEANAASLCTANVNKTYQKIDGFGGINHVEWYGDLTDSDRAIAFGNGNDQLGCTILRVYVNPDKNQWYKVLPTAQYAAKRGITIFASPWEPPASLAENGSAYGGKLHLPKRNYGAYAQHLNDFGKYMKQNGVDLYAVSVQNEPDYAKEWTAWTPDETTDFIANYGNQITSTKLMSPESFQYGAYNNGKDYYSKILNNSKAYANCDIFGTHFYGTPRSKMDFPALENCGKQLWMTEVYVPDSNVDSNKWPDNLKQAVSIHDSMVVGGMQAYVVWPLRRNYSILREDTHKMSKRGYAFAQYSKFVRPGDVRIDITEQPASNVFVSAYKNNKNQVTIVAINNSNSGYSQQFSLNGKTIIDVDRWRTSSSESLAKTDNLTIENGTTFWAQLPAQSVSTFVCTLSGGSTGGNGGTGSSGSSGSSELDSDGYYFHDTFEDEITWQAHGSTELQKSGRTPYKGSEAVVVTNRTSAWMGAERTLPSGVQNGKAYSFSVNVTELDGDDTETFYLKLNYTDSSGTAHYSTIAEGVCPKGKYLQLSNTNYTIPSDAVNPVIYVETKDTTSNFYIDEAICAPAGKSLPGAGIPEIPQTNTNTNTNTNTQTPTNDTYPKSIQVNYSTQYHQIQFTWSPVQNAQNYGIAVYLAGKWRIQTQTISGSTTTYVTPKNLTPGMSYKVAIAAKVNGSWDVANAIKNAVIVTVV